A DNA window from Linepithema humile isolate Giens D197 chromosome 6, Lhum_UNIL_v1.0, whole genome shotgun sequence contains the following coding sequences:
- the LOC105679418 gene encoding A disintegrin and metalloproteinase with thrombospondin motifs 3-like isoform X2: protein MFFMLKLVLIFLLHETQAYIMQDIERILLPALNTIEIEEIPLTLKVFGKQIKLNLRRNDKNVSSTYKVWKHDAKDITIGLSELHASDPCYYFHKNRISTAAINVCQKYGWEGFVFFKDDTLEIKTLRDNHASLSSIDDLCVKEEINVSFGKAHLIKRSLQLFADSSFHDFYNFKLKRRHVQNMQEKLTIELAVFFDVAAYRTFISFLDEDNGKLRNMILAYVNRIQAMFHHSSLGVSIDISLVHLEIMDEQPSNLPVSDGNATKLLNSFCKYAETRNPPDDNDPRHWDISLYITGIDFWKKKGLLGTLGLAYLNGVCSLNKSCAIVEFGIADKLSSGFTSSVTAAHEIGHVLGMEHDSNQDEKYQYIMSPRGHQGQTTWSEHSRDIAEKLWYSEQCLRDYTKNLEDAYDHSRYYDLPGREWTAKAQCEIYFRDKDANVVSLLDICKTLQCETPRKNEYYYTGPALEGTYCASGKECRGGECVPVLRPSYILEYCEDDNWSEWKEGTCQSSCLVKSKGVKINRRSCRHGLRRTASCSEPYYDVVLCEDWMLCSKDRLPISVFTAMKCIKFNNYAKQKFKIELEKEPGVQISYNVSEPWMACTIHCRRKNPSTFYAPRLEMLSSGIDPYFPDGTWCHNKDGQDYYCRQHYCLPASYS, encoded by the exons ATGTTTTTCATGTTGAAGTTggtgttaatatttttattacacgaaACGCAAGCGTATATTATGCAAGATATCGAAAGAATATTGCTGCCGGCATTGAATACGATAGAGATAGAGGAA atACCACTgactttaaaagtttttggaaAACAGATTAAGTTAAATCTGCGAAGAAACGACAAGAATGTATCGTCTACGTATAAGGTATGGAAACATGACGCAAAAGACATCACAATAGGATTGTCGGAATTACACGCATCGGATCCttgctattattttcacaaaaatcgTATCAGCACAGCGGCCATAAACGTTTGTCAGAAATATGGATGG gaaggatttgtttttttcaaagacgacacattagaaattaaaactttgCGAGATAACCATGCGTCTTTGTCCTCAATCGACGATCTTTGcgttaaagaagaaattaatgtttcaTTTGGCAAAGCTCACCTCATTAAAAGATCTTTGCAATTATTTGCTGATTCAAgttttcatgatttttataattttaaactgaaGCGGCGTCATGTAcaaaatatgcaagaaaaaCTAACTATAGAGCTGGCTGTTTTCTTCGACGTAGCCGCATATCGTACGTTCATATCTTTTCTGGATGAGGATAATGGAAAGTTGCGCAATATGATATTAGCGTATGTGAATCGTATCCAAGCTATGTTTCATCATTCAAGTTTGGGTGTTTCTATCGATATTTCATTGGTACATTTGGAAATTATGGATGAACAACCGTCAAATTTGCCAGTTTCTGACGGCAACGCTACCAAACTGCTCAATTCGTTCTGCAAATACGCGGAAACTCGCAATCCTCCGGACGATAATGATCCGCGCCACTGGGACATTAGTCTTTACATAACCGGAATAGatttttggaaaaagaaaGGTCTCCTAGGTACCTTAGGATTAGCCTACCTCAATGGCGTGTgcagtttaaataaatcatgCGCGATTGTAGAATTCGGTATTGCGGATAAGCTATCCTCGGGTTTTACATCGTCTGTTACTGCTGCTCATGAAATCGGCCATGT TTTAGGAATGGAACACGATTCAAACCAGGATGAAAAATACCAATACATAATGTCACCACGCGGGCACCAAGGCCAGACAACATGGTCCGAGCATAGTCGCGATATAGCTGAAAAACTCTGGTACAGTGAACAGTGTCTCCGAGATTATACGAAAAATTTAGAAGACGCGTATGACCACTCGCGTTATTATGATTTACCCGGAAGAGAATGGACCGCCAAAGCACaatgcgaaatatattttcgcgaCAAGGATGCCAATGTAGTCTCATTGCTTGATATTTGTAAAACTTTACAATGCGAAACGCCTCGCAAGAATGAGTATTACTACACGGGACCGGCGTTGGAAG GAACTTATTGCGCATCCGGGAAGGAATGTCGTGGTGGAGAATGCGTACCCGTTCTGAGACCGTCATATATTCTCGAGTATTGTGAAGATGATAACtggagtgaatggaaagaaGGCACCTGTCAAAGTAGCTGCCTAGTAAAATCTAAAGGTGTAAAAATCAATCGACGTTCTTGCAGACATGGACTTCGCAGAACAGCAAGTTGCAGCGAGCCATATTACGACGTGGTTCTGTGCGAAGACTGGATGCTTTGCAGCAAAGATCGACTGCCAATCTCCGTGTTTACTGCCATGAAATGCATTAAATTCAACAATTATGCAAAGCAAAAATTCAAGATCGAACTGGAAAAAGAGCCAGGAGTTCAAATCTCTTATAATGTCTCGGAACCGTGGATGGCCTGTACTATACACTGCCGACGAAAAAATCCATCTACTTTCTACGCACCACGCTTGGAAATGCTCAGCTCCGGTATCGAtccatactttccagatggaACATGGTGTCACAATAAAGATGGCCAGGATTATTACTGCCGCCAACATTATTGTCTGCCGGCAAGCTACTCTTAA
- the LOC105679418 gene encoding A disintegrin and metalloproteinase with thrombospondin motifs adt-2-like isoform X4, with protein MNDLCIKEEVNISFGKPHLIKKSSQSFADTSFPNLDNFVIKRRHVQDTQKKLTMQLAVFLDEAAYRTFMPFLGEDKETLRMLILVYVNRIQAVFHHPSLGVSIDISLVHLEIMDEQPLNLPVFGGDGTKLLLSFCNYAATQNFPDDNDSRHWDVGLYLTGLDIYWMEEDTQQLDTVGISRTDGACNLIRSCAVVEFGIAGYITSGFSSSLTAAHEIGHVLGMIHDSEYEFPCDAYKYIMSSNQYYQGQVIWSECSRGIAEALWYKKDCLRDQTRPKRLGDTSLSLGDTSLDHSRYHDLPGRKWTAKAQCEIYFRDKDANVVSLLDICKTLECETPHDNLYVFTGPALEGTYCAPGKECRGGECAPVIEPPYIFENCEDDNWSEWKESTCQSICLEKSKGVKLKRRFCRHRNRRTTSCQGPYYDVVLCDDTLPCIKKRKTIDSFIKIKCMKFFSNFSTISFKNLTFKLAPKFELGWQAAHDFEKPWIACIVHCQQKDSSTIDALRLKMLNLNINPYFPDGTWCHEKDGQDYYCRQHFCLPESYS; from the exons ATGAATGATCTTTGCATCAAGGAAGaagttaatatttcatttggcAAACCtcatcttattaaaaaatcatccCAATCATTTGCTGATACAAGTTTTCCAAATTtggataattttgtaataaagcGACGTCATGTACAAGatacgcaaaaaaaattaactatgcAACTGGCTGTTTTCTTAGACGAAGCCGCATATCGTACGTTCATGCCTTTTCTGGGTGAAGATAAGGAAACGTTGCGCATGTTGATATTAGTGTACGTGAATCGTATTCAAGCTGTGTTTCATCATCCGAGTTTGGGTGTTTCTATCGATATTTCATTGGTACATTTGGAAATTATGGATGAACAACCTTTAAATTTGCCAGTTTTTGGCGGCGACGGTACGAAATTGCTCTTGTCGTTCTGCAATTACGCGGCAACTCAAAATTTTCCGGACGACAATGATTCGCGTCACTGGGACGTTGGTCTTTACCTAACAGGATTAGATATTTATTGGATGGAAGAAGATACCCAGCAATTAGATACCGTAGGAATATCCCGCACCGATGGCGCGTGCAACTTAATTAGATCGTGTGCAGTAGTAGAATTCGGAATCGCGGGTTATATAACTTCGGGTTTTTCATCGTCTCTCACTGCTGCTCATGAGATCGGTCATGT TTTGGGAATGATACACGATTCCGAATATGAATTTCCGTGTGATGcatacaaatacataatgtcGTCTAACCAGTACTATCAAGGTCAAGTTATATGGTCCGAATGTAGTCGTGGTATAGCTGAAGCACTCTGGTACAAAAAAGATTGCCTTCGAGATCAGACGAGACCGAAACGTTTAGGTGACACATCACTCTCGTTAGGTGACACATCACTCGACCACTCACGTTATCACGATTTACCCGGAAGAAAATGGACCGCCAAAGCACaatgcgaaatatattttcgcgaCAAGGATGCAAACGTAGTCTCGTTGCTTGATATATGCAAAACCTTAGAATGCGAAACGCCtcatgataatttatatgtctTCACGGGACCGGCATTGGAAG GAACTTATTGTGCACCCGGAAAGGAATGTCGTGGCGGAGAATGCGCACCCGTTATCGAACCACCGTACATTTTTGAGAATTGTGAAGATGATAACtggagtgaatggaaagaaAGCACCTGTCAAAGTATCTGCTTAGAGAAATCTAAAGGTGTAAAACTCAAACGACGTTTTTGTAGACATAGGAATCGCAGAACGACGAGTTGTCAAGGGCCATATTACGACGTAGTCCTGTGCGATGATACTTTACCTTGCATTAAGAAACGCAAGACGATCGActcatttatcaaaataaaatgcatgaaattttttagtaacTTTTCCACCATATCGTTTAAGAACTTGACGTTTAAACTAGCACCTAAGTTCGAGCTAGGATGGCAGGCCGCTCATGATTTTGAGAAACCGTGGATAGCCTGTATTGTACACTGCCAACAAAAAGATTCGTCTACTATCGACGCACTACGCTTGAAAATGCTCAACCTTAATATTAAtccatactttccagatggaACGTGGTGTCATGAGAAAGATGGCCAGGATTATTATTGCCGACAACATTTCTGTCTGCCTGAAAGCTACTCTTAA
- the LOC105679418 gene encoding A disintegrin and metalloproteinase with thrombospondin motifs adt-2-like isoform X1, producing MFFMLKLVLIFLLHETQAYIMQDIERILLPALNTTEIEELPLTLKVFGKQIKLNLRRNDKNVSSTYKVWKHDAKDITIGLSELHASDPCYYFHKNRISTAAINVCQKYGWEGFVFFKDDTLEIKTLRDDHASLSLMNDLCIKEEVNISFGKPHLIKKSSQSFADTSFPNLDNFVIKRRHVQDTQKKLTMQLAVFLDEAAYRTFMPFLGEDKETLRMLILVYVNRIQAVFHHPSLGVSIDISLVHLEIMDEQPLNLPVFGGDGTKLLLSFCNYAATQNFPDDNDSRHWDVGLYLTGLDIYWMEEDTQQLDTVGISRTDGACNLIRSCAVVEFGIAGYITSGFSSSLTAAHEIGHVLGMIHDSEYEFPCDAYKYIMSSNQYYQGQVIWSECSRGIAEALWYKKDCLRDQTRPKRLGDTSLSLGDTSLDHSRYHDLPGRKWTAKAQCEIYFRDKDANVVSLLDICKTLECETPHDNLYVFTGPALEGTYCAPGKECRGGECAPVIEPPYIFENCEDDNWSEWKESTCQSICLEKSKGVKLKRRFCRHRNRRTTSCQGPYYDVVLCDDTLPCIKKRKTIDSFIKIKCMKFFSNFSTISFKNLTFKLAPKFELGWQAAHDFEKPWIACIVHCQQKDSSTIDALRLKMLNLNINPYFPDGTWCHEKDGQDYYCRQHFCLPESYS from the exons ATGTTTTTCATGTTGAAGTTggtgttaatatttttattacacgaaACGCAAGCGTATATTATGCAAGATATCGAAAGAATATTGCTGCCGGCATTGAATACGACAGAGATAGAGGAA ttaCCACTgactttaaaagtttttggaaAACAGATTAAGTTAAATCTGCGAAGAAACGACAAGAATGTATCGTCTACGTATAAGGTATGGAAACATGACGCAAAAGACATCACAATAGGATTGTCGGAATTACACGCATCGGATCCttgctattattttcacaaaaatcgTATCAGCACAGCGGCCATAAACGTTTGTCAGAAATATGGATGG gaaggatttgtttttttcaaagacgacacattagaaattaaaactttgCGGGATGACCATGCGTCTTTGTCCTTAATGAATGATCTTTGCATCAAGGAAGaagttaatatttcatttggcAAACCtcatcttattaaaaaatcatccCAATCATTTGCTGATACAAGTTTTCCAAATTtggataattttgtaataaagcGACGTCATGTACAAGatacgcaaaaaaaattaactatgcAACTGGCTGTTTTCTTAGACGAAGCCGCATATCGTACGTTCATGCCTTTTCTGGGTGAAGATAAGGAAACGTTGCGCATGTTGATATTAGTGTACGTGAATCGTATTCAAGCTGTGTTTCATCATCCGAGTTTGGGTGTTTCTATCGATATTTCATTGGTACATTTGGAAATTATGGATGAACAACCTTTAAATTTGCCAGTTTTTGGCGGCGACGGTACGAAATTGCTCTTGTCGTTCTGCAATTACGCGGCAACTCAAAATTTTCCGGACGACAATGATTCGCGTCACTGGGACGTTGGTCTTTACCTAACAGGATTAGATATTTATTGGATGGAAGAAGATACCCAGCAATTAGATACCGTAGGAATATCCCGCACCGATGGCGCGTGCAACTTAATTAGATCGTGTGCAGTAGTAGAATTCGGAATCGCGGGTTATATAACTTCGGGTTTTTCATCGTCTCTCACTGCTGCTCATGAGATCGGTCATGT TTTGGGAATGATACACGATTCCGAATATGAATTTCCGTGTGATGcatacaaatacataatgtcGTCTAACCAGTACTATCAAGGTCAAGTTATATGGTCCGAATGTAGTCGTGGTATAGCTGAAGCACTCTGGTACAAAAAAGATTGCCTTCGAGATCAGACGAGACCGAAACGTTTAGGTGACACATCACTCTCGTTAGGTGACACATCACTCGACCACTCACGTTATCACGATTTACCCGGAAGAAAATGGACCGCCAAAGCACaatgcgaaatatattttcgcgaCAAGGATGCAAACGTAGTCTCGTTGCTTGATATATGCAAAACCTTAGAATGCGAAACGCCtcatgataatttatatgtctTCACGGGACCGGCATTGGAAG GAACTTATTGTGCACCCGGAAAGGAATGTCGTGGCGGAGAATGCGCACCCGTTATCGAACCACCGTACATTTTTGAGAATTGTGAAGATGATAACtggagtgaatggaaagaaAGCACCTGTCAAAGTATCTGCTTAGAGAAATCTAAAGGTGTAAAACTCAAACGACGTTTTTGTAGACATAGGAATCGCAGAACGACGAGTTGTCAAGGGCCATATTACGACGTAGTCCTGTGCGATGATACTTTACCTTGCATTAAGAAACGCAAGACGATCGActcatttatcaaaataaaatgcatgaaattttttagtaacTTTTCCACCATATCGTTTAAGAACTTGACGTTTAAACTAGCACCTAAGTTCGAGCTAGGATGGCAGGCCGCTCATGATTTTGAGAAACCGTGGATAGCCTGTATTGTACACTGCCAACAAAAAGATTCGTCTACTATCGACGCACTACGCTTGAAAATGCTCAACCTTAATATTAAtccatactttccagatggaACGTGGTGTCATGAGAAAGATGGCCAGGATTATTATTGCCGACAACATTTCTGTCTGCCTGAAAGCTACTCTTAA
- the LOC105679418 gene encoding A disintegrin and metalloproteinase with thrombospondin motifs adt-2-like isoform X3: protein MFFMLKLVLIFLLHETQAYIMQDIERILLPALNTTEIEELPLTLKVFGKQIKLNLRRNDKNVSSTYKVWKHDAKDITIGLSELHASDPCYYFHKNRISTAAINVCQKYGWEGFVFFKDDTLEIKTLRDDHASLSLMNDLCIKEEVNISFGKPHLIKKSSQSFADTSFPNLDNFVIKRRHVQDTQKKLTMQLAVFLDEAAYRTFMPFLGEDKETLRMLILVYVNRIQAVFHHPSLGVSIDISLVHLEIMDEQPLNLPVFGGDGTKLLLSFCNYAATQNFPDDNDSRHWDVGLYLTGLDIYWMEEDTQQLDTVGISRTDGACNLIRSCAVVEFGIAGYITSGFSSSLTAAHEIGHVLGMIHDSEYEFPCDAYKYIMSSNQYYQGQVIWSECSRGIAEALWYKKDCLRDQTRPKRLGDTSLSLGDTSLDHSRYHDLPGRKWTAKAQCEIYFRDKDANVVSLLDICKTLECETPHDNLYVFTGPALEGTYCAPGKECRGGECAPVIEPPYIFENCEDDNWSEWKESTCQSICLEKSKDGTWCHEKDGQDYYCRQHFCLPESYS, encoded by the exons ATGTTTTTCATGTTGAAGTTggtgttaatatttttattacacgaaACGCAAGCGTATATTATGCAAGATATCGAAAGAATATTGCTGCCGGCATTGAATACGACAGAGATAGAGGAA ttaCCACTgactttaaaagtttttggaaAACAGATTAAGTTAAATCTGCGAAGAAACGACAAGAATGTATCGTCTACGTATAAGGTATGGAAACATGACGCAAAAGACATCACAATAGGATTGTCGGAATTACACGCATCGGATCCttgctattattttcacaaaaatcgTATCAGCACAGCGGCCATAAACGTTTGTCAGAAATATGGATGG gaaggatttgtttttttcaaagacgacacattagaaattaaaactttgCGGGATGACCATGCGTCTTTGTCCTTAATGAATGATCTTTGCATCAAGGAAGaagttaatatttcatttggcAAACCtcatcttattaaaaaatcatccCAATCATTTGCTGATACAAGTTTTCCAAATTtggataattttgtaataaagcGACGTCATGTACAAGatacgcaaaaaaaattaactatgcAACTGGCTGTTTTCTTAGACGAAGCCGCATATCGTACGTTCATGCCTTTTCTGGGTGAAGATAAGGAAACGTTGCGCATGTTGATATTAGTGTACGTGAATCGTATTCAAGCTGTGTTTCATCATCCGAGTTTGGGTGTTTCTATCGATATTTCATTGGTACATTTGGAAATTATGGATGAACAACCTTTAAATTTGCCAGTTTTTGGCGGCGACGGTACGAAATTGCTCTTGTCGTTCTGCAATTACGCGGCAACTCAAAATTTTCCGGACGACAATGATTCGCGTCACTGGGACGTTGGTCTTTACCTAACAGGATTAGATATTTATTGGATGGAAGAAGATACCCAGCAATTAGATACCGTAGGAATATCCCGCACCGATGGCGCGTGCAACTTAATTAGATCGTGTGCAGTAGTAGAATTCGGAATCGCGGGTTATATAACTTCGGGTTTTTCATCGTCTCTCACTGCTGCTCATGAGATCGGTCATGT TTTGGGAATGATACACGATTCCGAATATGAATTTCCGTGTGATGcatacaaatacataatgtcGTCTAACCAGTACTATCAAGGTCAAGTTATATGGTCCGAATGTAGTCGTGGTATAGCTGAAGCACTCTGGTACAAAAAAGATTGCCTTCGAGATCAGACGAGACCGAAACGTTTAGGTGACACATCACTCTCGTTAGGTGACACATCACTCGACCACTCACGTTATCACGATTTACCCGGAAGAAAATGGACCGCCAAAGCACaatgcgaaatatattttcgcgaCAAGGATGCAAACGTAGTCTCGTTGCTTGATATATGCAAAACCTTAGAATGCGAAACGCCtcatgataatttatatgtctTCACGGGACCGGCATTGGAAG GAACTTATTGTGCACCCGGAAAGGAATGTCGTGGCGGAGAATGCGCACCCGTTATCGAACCACCGTACATTTTTGAGAATTGTGAAGATGATAACtggagtgaatggaaagaaAGCACCTGTCAAAGTATCTGCTTAGAGAAATCTAAAG atggaACGTGGTGTCATGAGAAAGATGGCCAGGATTATTATTGCCGACAACATTTCTGTCTGCCTGAAAGCTACTCTTAA